The following proteins are co-located in the Maridesulfovibrio sp. genome:
- a CDS encoding lipid biosynthesis B12-binding/radical SAM protein — protein MSIVFLVSSNTNVEPYPIYPIGMSVIAGALHAAGHKVIQYDMLATGNSLDHLRGALAEAGPDYAGISIRNVDNVDSFTSHTNKFIHKAKLIVDVLKEAGIPVIAGGAGFSLLPEEILNFTGADYGVVGEGERKMVELIARLEQGKETKQIYGKEKGIPGHEIPVPRWEPQLLRYYLKESGVMNVQTKRGCEHCCAYCTYPHLEGHRMRVRPVNDIADELEMLCSCGADNIFFTDSVLNDRGGYYLQVAEEIIRRKIKISWCGFFQPGPIEHDELALLKRSGLQAMEVGTDAASDTTLKGLRKSFTFDEVMEFNDKCVQQRIPCAHFVIFGGPDETMDTVREGIENLNSLRNCVVFPFSGIRLHEGTPLFTRAVKEGLIRPNQSLLEPFYYFSPRLDKDEMNAALTEGFKKRRDRLFPPDEGQQRINIMKKFGFRGILWDQLIRFDDQPGNKTSTKSAADSAYAG, from the coding sequence ATGTCCATTGTTTTTCTCGTTTCAAGCAATACCAACGTAGAGCCGTACCCGATTTATCCTATCGGCATGTCGGTTATTGCCGGAGCCTTGCATGCTGCCGGACATAAGGTCATTCAATATGACATGCTTGCGACGGGCAACTCCCTTGATCACCTGCGAGGTGCGCTTGCTGAGGCAGGACCGGATTACGCCGGGATATCAATCCGCAATGTGGATAACGTGGATTCCTTCACCTCTCACACCAACAAATTCATCCACAAAGCAAAGCTCATTGTGGATGTGTTGAAAGAGGCCGGAATTCCGGTCATTGCCGGAGGCGCAGGATTCTCTCTGCTGCCGGAGGAAATCCTCAATTTCACAGGAGCGGACTACGGTGTTGTCGGCGAGGGTGAGCGCAAAATGGTCGAACTGATTGCACGGCTGGAGCAGGGCAAAGAAACAAAACAGATTTACGGCAAGGAAAAAGGGATTCCCGGCCACGAAATCCCGGTTCCGCGCTGGGAACCGCAGCTGCTGCGCTATTACCTCAAGGAAAGCGGAGTTATGAATGTGCAGACCAAACGAGGCTGCGAACACTGCTGCGCCTACTGCACCTATCCTCACCTAGAAGGACATCGAATGCGGGTCCGTCCGGTAAACGATATTGCAGACGAGCTTGAAATGCTCTGCAGTTGCGGTGCGGATAATATTTTCTTCACTGACTCCGTACTCAATGACCGCGGAGGGTATTACCTGCAAGTGGCCGAAGAGATTATACGCCGGAAAATAAAAATCAGCTGGTGCGGATTTTTCCAGCCCGGTCCCATTGAACACGATGAACTGGCCCTGCTCAAACGTTCCGGCCTGCAAGCCATGGAAGTAGGCACAGATGCTGCCAGCGACACAACCCTTAAAGGGTTGCGGAAAAGTTTCACTTTCGACGAGGTCATGGAATTTAATGATAAATGTGTGCAGCAACGTATTCCATGTGCACATTTTGTAATATTCGGCGGACCAGACGAAACCATGGATACGGTTCGTGAAGGGATTGAGAACCTTAACTCTTTGCGTAACTGCGTGGTTTTCCCCTTTTCAGGCATAAGGCTGCATGAAGGAACACCGCTCTTTACAAGAGCCGTTAAAGAAGGTTTAATCCGCCCCAACCAATCGCTGCTTGAACCTTTTTATTACTTCTCCCCCCGGCTCGATAAAGATGAGATGAATGCGGCCCTGACCGAAGGATTCAAGAAACGCAGGGATCGACTATTCCCGCCTGACGAAGGCCAGCAACGCATTAACATTATGAAAAAATTTGGATTCCGGGGGATTCTCTGGGACCAGTTGATAAGATTTGATGACCAGCCCGGAAATAAAACATCTACTAAGTCAGCCGCAGATTCCGCTTATGCAGGTTAA
- a CDS encoding DUF2062 domain-containing protein: MQVKPLIVIPVYNHGATLRDVARRAMNYGEVLIVDDGSTDGGSDKIRDLDLTVISHNENLGKGQAILTAANKAREMGKTHIITIDADGQHFPEDLPIFLEAITQSPEAIFVGSRNFEGQNVPGASKFGRSFSNFWLRVQTGTKLSDVQSGFRAYPLEIFSVIKTSEPRYAFEVEILVKSAWAGYELKDLPIEVHYPSADERVSHFDAIKDNVRISLLNTKLTMRSFMPVPHRQYDKDVDGKITPIHPLRSLRILLSKDETPLNLAIAGAMGMLLGTLPLIAMHSIAILLLCGFFRLSKITGLAVSQLCIPPLVPALCIEVGHYMRYNQFLTEISLQTLGYEALDRFYEWVLGSLVLGPSFAAIIGITIYIMAFTIKRFLDMKPQ; encoded by the coding sequence ATGCAGGTTAAGCCGCTAATCGTTATTCCCGTATACAACCACGGTGCAACCTTGCGCGATGTGGCCAGACGAGCCATGAACTACGGCGAAGTGCTCATTGTTGATGACGGCAGCACAGATGGCGGTTCCGATAAAATCCGAGACCTTGACCTTACCGTGATCAGCCACAATGAAAACCTCGGCAAAGGTCAGGCCATTCTTACCGCCGCGAATAAGGCACGTGAGATGGGCAAGACCCACATCATAACCATTGATGCCGATGGACAGCATTTCCCTGAAGATCTCCCGATCTTTCTGGAAGCAATTACGCAAAGCCCGGAAGCAATTTTCGTAGGCAGCAGGAATTTCGAAGGTCAAAACGTACCCGGAGCCTCCAAGTTCGGACGCAGCTTTTCCAATTTCTGGCTACGGGTTCAGACCGGAACAAAACTCAGCGACGTCCAGAGCGGATTCCGAGCCTACCCGCTGGAAATTTTCTCCGTAATAAAAACGTCCGAACCCCGCTATGCCTTTGAAGTGGAGATTCTGGTTAAATCCGCATGGGCCGGATACGAGCTGAAGGATCTGCCCATTGAAGTGCACTACCCTTCAGCTGACGAACGGGTTTCGCATTTTGACGCAATCAAGGATAATGTTCGCATTTCACTTTTGAATACAAAGCTGACCATGCGTTCCTTTATGCCCGTGCCTCACCGGCAGTACGACAAGGATGTAGACGGGAAAATAACACCTATACACCCCCTGCGTTCGCTGCGCATCCTGCTCTCCAAGGATGAAACACCGCTTAATCTGGCAATTGCCGGGGCCATGGGCATGCTGCTTGGAACCTTGCCGCTCATAGCCATGCATTCCATTGCCATCCTTCTTCTTTGCGGTTTTTTCAGGCTGAGCAAAATCACCGGGCTTGCTGTAAGCCAGCTCTGCATTCCGCCGCTGGTCCCGGCTCTGTGTATCGAGGTCGGGCACTATATGCGCTACAACCAGTTCCTGACCGAAATATCCTTGCAGACACTGGGCTATGAAGCGCTGGACCGCTTCTACGAATGGGTCTTGGGTTCACTGGTATTAGGGCCGTCATTTGCAGCAATTATAGGGATTACGATCTATATTATGGCGTTTACCATTAAACGGTTTTTAGATATGAAACCGCAGTAG
- a CDS encoding acyltransferase — translation MNRDKKWSSRSLAPAFFHHIFYGLIRILGRPGAYCLLFFVVGFYTLLPGVRKRPAEYIRRRFNPQNRLSKIRHTYLLYWNFGKMLVDRAVLRILGDFQGHGSDKDKKQLQELYAEQKRLILLTGHVGCWQMGFSYLGFLDAPKAVVMLMEHGNVDKHSFKWKVSGGNGHGMEKKVQEITVINPAAPMGGTLEMLSALRDNSVLCINGDRTMGESRHNVQVDFLSGKIELPITPFKIAATTDTPIAIVFSSRSKAGEGIFRVAKVIHVPAETGKGTVRGAEAFIPYAQQFSIELERYCQENPYQFYNFYNLWN, via the coding sequence ATGAATCGCGACAAAAAGTGGTCCAGCAGAAGTCTGGCCCCCGCATTTTTCCATCATATTTTTTACGGACTGATCCGGATTCTGGGCAGGCCGGGAGCATACTGCCTGCTGTTTTTCGTGGTCGGTTTTTACACCCTGCTGCCCGGAGTACGCAAAAGACCTGCTGAATATATCCGCCGCAGGTTCAACCCGCAAAACAGGTTGAGCAAAATACGCCATACTTACCTGCTCTACTGGAATTTCGGAAAAATGCTTGTAGACCGGGCAGTGCTGCGCATTCTGGGTGATTTTCAAGGCCACGGTTCCGACAAGGATAAAAAACAGCTGCAGGAACTTTACGCCGAGCAGAAACGGCTGATCCTGCTCACCGGGCATGTGGGCTGCTGGCAGATGGGCTTTTCATACCTTGGCTTTCTGGACGCGCCAAAGGCTGTGGTCATGCTCATGGAACATGGGAATGTGGACAAGCACTCCTTCAAATGGAAGGTTTCCGGCGGGAACGGCCACGGAATGGAAAAAAAAGTCCAAGAAATCACGGTCATCAACCCGGCTGCCCCTATGGGCGGCACTCTGGAAATGCTTTCTGCACTGCGTGATAATTCCGTACTCTGTATCAACGGAGACCGGACCATGGGCGAAAGCAGACATAATGTACAGGTTGATTTTCTGAGCGGGAAAATTGAACTGCCGATAACCCCGTTCAAAATTGCAGCGACAACGGATACGCCTATAGCTATAGTTTTTTCCAGCCGCAGCAAAGCCGGGGAAGGAATCTTCCGGGTAGCAAAAGTTATTCACGTACCCGCTGAAACAGGCAAAGGGACGGTGCGCGGAGCTGAGGCATTTATTCCCTATGCACAGCAATTTTCCATTGAACTGGAAAGATATTGTCAGGAAAATCCATACCAGTTCTACAATTTTTATAACCTGTGGAACTGA
- a CDS encoding phosphopantetheine-binding protein, giving the protein MHTKLKELLIEELNLVDVTVDEIEDDAPLFGEGLGLDSLDAVEIVVLVQKNFNVEIKNMEEGKTAFQSVNSLVAFIKERQA; this is encoded by the coding sequence TTGCATACTAAACTGAAAGAACTGCTTATTGAAGAACTGAACCTTGTCGACGTAACCGTAGACGAGATTGAAGATGACGCTCCCCTGTTCGGCGAGGGGCTGGGACTTGATTCACTGGACGCTGTTGAAATCGTGGTTCTGGTTCAGAAAAATTTCAATGTGGAAATCAAGAACATGGAAGAAGGCAAGACTGCCTTCCAGTCCGTGAACAGTCTTGTTGCTTTCATCAAGGAAAGACAGGCTTAG